A single Leptospiraceae bacterium DNA region contains:
- a CDS encoding DMT family transporter, which produces MSFNTKANFFSFNYQAYFFLVFATMLWGGSFPVIKIALASMDPYLLIFLRFFVAFWLSLAIFLWKSSLKKVFKKQTLTVGILLGIVGFFSYFTQTKGLEFTTPPRSAFITQSLILFVYVFQKAFLKKEITLLQWGSLVLIVFGNLLMFYPYLRDSVDFSYSIILGDGLTLLCAVGFASYILLIDGIKENFFSIMIVHFFVIFGFSFLFSDMFGILEEVKNFDITIILSILYLSLFSTLITTGIMFYYQPKVSPVQASIIYSLEPVFALIFSLVFLKTQITIFEGFGALFLFVGSFVGELNPSLFQKIINVNKREI; this is translated from the coding sequence GTGAGTTTTAACACAAAAGCGAATTTTTTCTCTTTCAACTATCAGGCATACTTTTTTTTAGTGTTTGCCACCATGCTTTGGGGTGGCTCATTCCCGGTCATCAAAATAGCATTGGCTTCAATGGATCCTTATCTTCTGATTTTTCTTCGTTTTTTTGTGGCGTTTTGGTTGAGTCTAGCGATTTTCCTTTGGAAATCTTCTTTAAAAAAAGTATTCAAAAAACAAACCCTTACTGTAGGGATTTTGTTGGGGATTGTGGGGTTTTTTAGTTATTTTACACAAACAAAGGGCTTGGAATTTACAACGCCACCTAGATCCGCTTTTATCACTCAATCTCTCATCTTGTTTGTGTATGTGTTTCAGAAAGCTTTTCTAAAAAAAGAAATCACGCTTTTGCAATGGGGAAGTTTGGTTTTGATTGTTTTTGGTAATCTATTGATGTTTTACCCATACTTGCGAGACTCTGTAGATTTTTCGTATTCCATAATTTTGGGGGATGGTTTGACTTTGCTTTGTGCTGTAGGATTTGCCAGTTACATTCTTCTGATTGATGGAATCAAAGAAAATTTTTTTTCCATTATGATTGTTCATTTTTTTGTTATCTTTGGATTCAGCTTTTTATTTTCAGACATGTTTGGAATTCTTGAGGAAGTTAAAAATTTTGATATCACGATAATTTTGTCCATTCTTTACTTATCTCTCTTTTCTACGTTGATTACAACGGGCATTATGTTTTATTATCAGCCGAAAGTTTCTCCTGTTCAAGCATCTATCATTTATTCGTTGGAGCCAGTTTTTGCTTTGATTTTTTCTTTGGTCTTTTTGAAAACCCAAATCACCATTTTTGAAGGTTTTGGAGCTTTGTTTCTTTTTGTTGGTTCTTTTGTCGGGGAGTTGAATCCTTCCCTTTTTCAAAAAATAATCAATGTCAATAAAAGAGAAATTTAA
- a CDS encoding 5-(carboxyamino)imidazole ribonucleotide synthase has protein sequence MKNFKLKKTIGIIGGGQLGRMMAYEAYKMGFFVYVLDPDPDAPAMQICHKPIVASYDDEGAIFQMVKECDVITYEFENVNPELLLEFRKEIPIHPNPEILKISKNRNKEKELAHRYGISIPKIFPIRTVQNQKESIETLYHELRKTNIDWIIKTAEGGYDGKFQIFFPSQTITLSDFEQKLSEIFRAFKKDTIEIIIEERLNFSFEFSVISCGIKDQNGNYRIEFFHPFINYHKDGILRKTFLSLQKEVQFLEELQNKITQLMRDFDYIGLLTIEFFYKENEIFFNEMAPRPHNSGHLTIEAYDYSQFHQHVRAISKLPVHKPKPHSYAGMLNLVSFNRIDEQPYLVEEILKYPKTYFHYYGKKEAKQKRKMGHITVLQSEFHHVQTIIEELERKIYAHEFINQ, from the coding sequence ATGAAAAACTTCAAGCTTAAAAAAACTATTGGGATTATTGGTGGTGGACAGTTAGGAAGGATGATGGCATATGAAGCCTATAAGATGGGGTTTTTTGTGTATGTTTTGGATCCTGATCCTGATGCCCCTGCAATGCAGATTTGTCATAAACCCATAGTTGCTTCATATGATGATGAAGGAGCCATCTTCCAAATGGTAAAAGAATGTGATGTGATTACATATGAGTTTGAAAACGTCAATCCCGAGCTTTTGTTGGAGTTTCGAAAAGAGATACCTATCCATCCTAATCCAGAAATCCTAAAGATTTCCAAAAATCGAAACAAAGAAAAAGAATTAGCCCATCGATACGGGATCAGCATTCCCAAAATCTTTCCCATCAGGACCGTTCAGAATCAAAAAGAATCCATAGAAACACTTTATCATGAGCTAAGAAAAACAAATATCGACTGGATCATAAAAACAGCAGAGGGTGGTTATGACGGAAAGTTCCAGATTTTCTTTCCTTCACAAACCATTACGCTCAGTGACTTCGAACAAAAACTAAGTGAGATTTTTCGTGCTTTCAAAAAAGACACGATTGAAATCATCATCGAAGAACGATTGAACTTCTCTTTTGAGTTTAGTGTGATTTCTTGTGGCATCAAGGATCAAAACGGGAACTACCGAATAGAGTTTTTTCATCCTTTCATCAACTATCATAAAGATGGGATTTTAAGAAAAACCTTTCTTTCTCTACAAAAAGAAGTTCAATTCCTTGAAGAACTTCAAAACAAAATCACCCAACTTATGAGGGATTTTGATTATATTGGATTATTGACAATTGAATTTTTTTATAAAGAAAATGAAATTTTTTTCAATGAGATGGCTCCAAGACCTCATAACTCAGGGCACCTTACGATTGAAGCTTATGATTATTCCCAGTTCCATCAACATGTTCGAGCCATCAGTAAACTTCCTGTTCATAAACCCAAGCCTCATTCTTATGCGGGTATGTTGAACCTGGTTTCTTTCAATCGAATAGACGAACAACCTTATCTCGTAGAAGAAATTTTAAAATACCCAAAAACATATTTTCATTACTACGGGAAAAAAGAGGCTAAACAAAAAAGAAAAATGGGGCATATTACAGTGCTTCAATCGGAGTTCCACCACGTTCAAACAATCATTGAAGAGTTAGAAAGAAAAATCTATGCTCACGAATTTATAAACCAATAG
- the purE gene encoding 5-(carboxyamino)imidazole ribonucleotide mutase has product MKELPRHPIVGVIMGSVSDLETMKEAVEILSNFQIPHEVKIVSAHRTPEWMFEYAKTAEERGIEVIIAAAGGAAHLPGMTASITTLPVIGVPILSKSLNGLDSLLSIVQMPAGIPVATVAIGNAGAKNSALLAIRILSIKYKELSQKLKEYYQQLKESVLSENEKLQA; this is encoded by the coding sequence ATGAAAGAGCTACCACGCCATCCAATCGTAGGCGTGATTATGGGAAGTGTTTCTGACTTGGAAACAATGAAAGAAGCAGTGGAAATTCTTTCAAATTTTCAGATTCCTCACGAAGTGAAAATTGTTTCTGCTCATCGCACTCCCGAGTGGATGTTTGAGTACGCAAAAACTGCTGAAGAACGAGGAATTGAAGTAATCATCGCAGCTGCAGGAGGAGCCGCCCATTTGCCTGGAATGACGGCATCCATAACGACTCTTCCTGTGATCGGAGTTCCTATTTTATCCAAAAGCTTGAATGGTTTGGATTCTCTTTTATCGATTGTGCAAATGCCTGCAGGGATTCCTGTAGCTACCGTAGCAATTGGAAATGCGGGAGCTAAAAATTCAGCACTTCTTGCCATACGTATCTTGAGTATCAAATACAAAGAGTTGAGTCAAAAACTCAAAGAATACTATCAACAACTAAAAGAATCCGTGCTTTCTGAAAATGAAAAACTTCAAGCTTAA
- a CDS encoding Rrf2 family transcriptional regulator: MLFSKRSNYGIQAVVFLYKFRDKKKFFKSKEIAEQLGIKPSYLTKILQDLVKEGILISTTGPEGGFAIPEESFHIDLLQVYKQLENKELLSQCAMGWKPCNSNNPCPLHELWNQAKMDIFENLSNITIKEASYRFWPKIEYVPT; the protein is encoded by the coding sequence ATGCTTTTTTCAAAGCGATCAAATTATGGCATTCAAGCAGTGGTATTCCTTTATAAGTTTAGAGACAAAAAAAAATTTTTTAAATCCAAGGAAATTGCAGAACAATTAGGCATTAAGCCTTCTTATCTGACAAAAATCCTCCAAGATCTCGTAAAAGAAGGAATTTTAATTTCCACAACAGGACCCGAGGGAGGATTTGCTATCCCTGAAGAAAGTTTTCATATCGATTTATTGCAAGTTTATAAACAATTAGAAAATAAAGAACTTCTCAGTCAATGTGCAATGGGATGGAAACCTTGCAATTCCAATAATCCTTGCCCTTTACATGAACTTTGGAATCAAGCCAAAATGGATATATTTGAAAACCTTTCAAATATAACCATCAAAGAAGCAAGCTATCGTTTTTGGCCTAAGATAGAATATGTCCCTACTTGA
- the rsmG gene encoding 16S rRNA (guanine(527)-N(7))-methyltransferase RsmG: protein MDFFVLLDEYFDCISLPLNPKQKELFFRFYQLLKQKNPELNLTRIHSLEEIIRKHFVDSCMILPILDKYRLVLKTPIMDLGTGAGFPSIPLAILLENQNFLLVESRKNRVEFLLEVKKELGLNHIEIIHKTLTYKDQVPCGSVITRALESMKETAIRTANSLPKEGLLVFLKGPNVQEELNEMNEKYFELILKHDYVLPSRGEQRDERTLIVFRKKVSKEYLLSPVVRHYFQLEKYLRFRKIESKQNEFFKFLKKLENSKEIKKEKRTLIAGEKIVNEFIEKFPEKIQDFLFTKELSEEKVLKYFKLIKNSNVEYVYLEKELVRELEISEYSPPYLLVETKEIQEIKAFDYSSSFLILPLQNPLNLGACVRTAIGFGISNIVLTKESANPFLLKSIRSSSGAVFLANFFSLKDDKDKFINSYRNKIFLLDIEGEDIRQLKVIPKNFGLIIGEEGQGIPKEFYQYSLPKITIPISKEIDSLNAAVSCGIALFYLENRK, encoded by the coding sequence ATGGATTTCTTTGTTCTTTTGGATGAATATTTTGATTGTATTTCTTTACCATTAAATCCAAAGCAAAAAGAACTGTTTTTCCGATTTTATCAACTTCTGAAACAAAAAAATCCAGAACTCAACTTAACACGTATTCATTCATTAGAAGAAATCATCCGAAAACACTTTGTTGATTCATGTATGATTCTTCCTATCCTCGATAAATATAGGCTTGTTTTAAAAACTCCTATTATGGATTTAGGAACGGGGGCGGGTTTTCCTTCTATTCCTCTTGCCATACTTTTGGAAAATCAAAACTTTCTTTTAGTGGAAAGTCGAAAAAATCGAGTGGAGTTTCTTTTAGAAGTAAAAAAGGAATTGGGGTTGAATCATATCGAAATCATTCATAAAACCTTAACTTATAAGGACCAAGTTCCTTGTGGAAGTGTGATAACTCGAGCTCTAGAAAGCATGAAGGAAACAGCCATAAGAACCGCAAATTCCTTACCAAAAGAGGGATTGTTGGTATTTCTCAAAGGTCCTAATGTCCAAGAAGAACTCAATGAAATGAATGAAAAGTATTTTGAATTGATCCTAAAACATGATTATGTTCTTCCCTCAAGAGGAGAGCAAAGAGATGAAAGAACCTTGATTGTTTTTCGAAAAAAAGTATCTAAAGAATATTTACTTAGTCCTGTAGTTCGTCATTACTTTCAGCTTGAGAAGTATTTACGTTTTCGAAAGATTGAATCGAAGCAAAATGAATTCTTCAAGTTTCTAAAAAAATTAGAAAACTCCAAAGAGATCAAAAAAGAAAAACGAACCTTAATTGCAGGAGAAAAAATTGTCAATGAATTCATAGAGAAGTTTCCTGAAAAGATACAAGACTTTCTTTTTACAAAAGAATTGAGTGAGGAAAAAGTCTTAAAATATTTTAAGCTAATCAAAAATTCAAATGTAGAATACGTATATCTTGAGAAGGAACTAGTTCGAGAGCTCGAAATAAGTGAATACTCTCCTCCTTATCTTTTGGTAGAAACAAAGGAAATCCAAGAAATAAAAGCTTTTGATTATTCATCAAGTTTTTTGATTTTGCCTCTACAAAATCCTTTGAATTTAGGAGCTTGTGTTCGAACTGCGATTGGTTTTGGGATTTCGAATATTGTGTTAACAAAAGAAAGTGCCAATCCGTTTTTATTGAAATCCATTCGAAGTTCAAGTGGAGCAGTTTTTCTTGCAAATTTTTTTTCTTTGAAAGACGATAAAGATAAGTTTATCAATTCTTACCGAAACAAAATTTTTCTCTTAGATATTGAAGGCGAGGATATTCGACAATTGAAAGTGATTCCTAAAAACTTCGGTTTGATCATTGGGGAAGAAGGACAAGGCATTCCTAAAGAATTTTATCAATATTCTTTACCAAAAATCACTATTCCCATCAGCAAAGAAATCGATTCTTTGAATGCAGCGGTATCTTGTGGAATTGCTTTGTTTTATTTAGAAAACCGAAAATAA
- the hslV gene encoding ATP-dependent protease subunit HslV has product MKNNKIHGTTILCVQKDGMTAIGGDGQISMGNTILKHTAKKIRKLENQNIVVGFAGSTADAITLFQMFQRKVEQYRGNLSRAAVELAQDWRTDKVLRRLEALMIVADSKESYLISGNGDVVASDDGILAIGSGGNYALAAARALKKFSQLDARAIVEESLKIAAEICVFTNHNFTIEVIP; this is encoded by the coding sequence ATGAAGAACAATAAAATTCACGGAACTACTATTTTGTGTGTGCAAAAAGATGGAATGACGGCAATTGGCGGAGATGGTCAAATCAGTATGGGGAATACCATCCTCAAGCATACCGCCAAAAAAATTCGAAAATTAGAAAACCAAAATATTGTCGTAGGATTTGCTGGTTCAACAGCAGATGCCATTACATTATTTCAAATGTTTCAAAGAAAAGTAGAACAATATCGAGGGAATCTCAGTAGAGCTGCTGTGGAATTGGCTCAAGATTGGAGGACGGATAAAGTTCTTCGAAGGTTAGAAGCCCTCATGATCGTTGCCGACAGCAAAGAATCTTATTTGATCTCTGGGAATGGTGATGTTGTTGCATCTGATGATGGGATTTTAGCCATAGGTTCCGGAGGAAACTATGCCTTAGCCGCAGCAAGAGCCCTAAAAAAATTTAGCCAGTTAGATGCCCGCGCAATTGTAGAAGAATCCCTAAAGATCGCCGCTGAAATCTGTGTCTTCACGAATCATAACTTCACGATTGAAGTTATCCCTTAA
- a CDS encoding beta-ketoacyl-ACP reductase, producing the protein MSERLFSGKVALVTGSARGIGKAIAEDLAEWGANQVILDLRYEDCEKTANEISEKYNVRCLPIACDVTKSDQVQEAANKVKAEFGGLDFLVNNAGVIRDNLLIRMKEEEWDFVINVNLKGPFLVTKAFLPMLMKAKDGGRIINISSISGLVGQVGQANYAASKAGLIGFTKVVAREYAKKGILCNVICPGYVETDLTAVLPDAVKEELRKSIPLGRPTQVKDISRMVRFLCSDDASFITGNVIRVDGGTAIGL; encoded by the coding sequence ATGAGTGAAAGACTCTTCAGTGGTAAAGTCGCATTAGTGACTGGTTCAGCAAGAGGTATCGGGAAAGCGATTGCAGAGGATTTAGCCGAATGGGGTGCCAATCAAGTGATTTTAGATTTACGGTATGAAGACTGTGAAAAAACTGCCAATGAAATTTCAGAAAAATACAATGTCCGATGTTTACCTATAGCATGTGATGTTACCAAAAGCGACCAAGTTCAAGAAGCAGCAAATAAAGTCAAAGCAGAGTTTGGTGGTTTGGATTTTTTAGTTAACAATGCTGGTGTCATCAGAGATAATCTACTTATTCGTATGAAAGAAGAAGAATGGGATTTCGTTATCAACGTCAATTTGAAAGGACCTTTTTTAGTTACAAAAGCTTTCTTACCTATGTTAATGAAAGCAAAAGACGGTGGCAGAATCATCAACATCAGCTCCATCTCTGGCTTAGTAGGACAGGTGGGACAAGCCAACTACGCAGCAAGCAAAGCTGGGTTGATCGGTTTTACCAAAGTTGTAGCAAGGGAATACGCCAAAAAAGGGATTCTTTGCAATGTGATCTGCCCAGGTTATGTAGAAACTGATCTTACTGCTGTTCTCCCTGATGCCGTGAAAGAAGAACTCCGAAAATCCATTCCTTTAGGTCGCCCCACTCAAGTGAAAGATATCTCACGTATGGTTCGCTTTTTGTGTTCTGATGATGCCTCCTTTATTACTGGAAATGTAATTCGTGTGGACGGGGGAACCGCTATTGGTTTATAA
- a CDS encoding iron-containing alcohol dehydrogenase, protein MPFEWVHFQFPIKIHIEKDSTHKMGSYIADFAKRVLLFTIKNEQRNEDDFYILKTSMERNGISCIVNDELTQRPSHDQIEYLAYFLKRSGVDLVVAYGGKFTFHIARTLCFLATNDYLVQIPDEEGLQRFYRYTNDLVNSKIEIKKDPLPLICIPSIFSMGEEASPDIFNYDEQKKTFFYHRDTRFFPQAILFDPNIIANMTKLELARASMAIIAASIESILSKRNNEIITATSLKAIDLVSRSIRTLMKNPENELARMNLAIANVVCGIAHSNTSLGLSYSIALSIHLLSGMDFYQAYAILLPHIMEYNLTTSARTYVQIAQALNEDIAQITIIEAAIKAIEGVRKLHLELGLSYKLSDFDLPKEILPEISHFASQFPLVHNTPRELDRNEIETILLAAY, encoded by the coding sequence ATGCCATTCGAATGGGTTCACTTTCAGTTCCCCATTAAAATCCACATCGAAAAAGACTCAACCCATAAAATGGGTAGCTACATTGCAGATTTCGCTAAAAGAGTTCTTCTCTTTACCATTAAAAACGAACAACGAAATGAAGATGATTTCTACATCCTCAAAACAAGCATGGAAAGAAATGGCATATCTTGTATTGTCAATGATGAACTAACCCAAAGACCTTCTCATGATCAGATTGAATATTTGGCTTATTTTTTGAAGCGCAGTGGAGTAGACCTTGTTGTTGCTTATGGTGGGAAGTTTACGTTTCATATTGCTAGGACCTTGTGTTTTCTGGCAACGAATGATTACTTAGTACAAATTCCTGATGAAGAAGGGCTCCAACGATTTTATCGTTATACAAATGACTTGGTAAATTCTAAGATTGAAATAAAAAAAGACCCCTTACCTTTGATTTGTATTCCCAGTATATTTAGTATGGGAGAAGAGGCTTCTCCAGACATCTTTAACTACGATGAACAAAAGAAAACATTTTTTTATCATAGAGATACCCGATTTTTCCCTCAAGCCATTTTGTTTGATCCAAACATCATTGCAAACATGACAAAATTAGAATTAGCAAGAGCCTCTATGGCAATCATAGCAGCTTCAATTGAAAGTATTCTTTCAAAAAGAAACAACGAAATCATCACAGCTACTTCCCTCAAAGCCATTGATTTGGTCTCAAGAAGTATCCGTACTTTAATGAAAAATCCAGAAAATGAATTAGCGAGGATGAACCTTGCTATTGCCAATGTAGTTTGTGGAATTGCTCACTCAAATACTAGTTTAGGATTAAGTTATAGTATTGCTTTATCCATCCATTTGCTTAGCGGTATGGATTTTTATCAAGCTTATGCGATATTATTACCACATATCATGGAATATAATCTAACTACTTCTGCAAGAACCTATGTTCAGATTGCTCAAGCGTTAAACGAAGACATTGCCCAAATCACCATAATCGAAGCAGCCATCAAAGCCATTGAAGGAGTTCGAAAACTTCATTTGGAACTAGGCTTATCTTATAAATTATCTGATTTTGATTTGCCTAAAGAAATTTTACCAGAGATTTCTCATTTTGCTTCCCAATTTCCTTTAGTTCATAATACTCCAAGAGAATTAGATCGAAATGAAATCGAAACCATACTTTTAGCTGCATACTAA
- a CDS encoding Na+:solute symporter → MLKLTALDYAMIVVYFIVVISVGFFLRKKASKNLFSFFVANREYHWFWIGTSMVATTFSADTPLAVSGITANQGISGNWFWWSWILTYMSFAIFYSKFWWRSKIITDVEFTELRYSGKEAAILRFIKAFYFSILLNGIILGWVFHSLYKILYPIVDLSFSLDWFVRIYPEFLVMGNYHQTFVSLVLIFVVVLYASFGGIRSGISNDALQFVVAMGGSLYFAFFALSYVGGSEGLISQIKTLYPDESEQILSFFPNSWDALSLFLIYFGVQWWTQYYSDGTGYLVQRMNTAKTEKDAQLSVLWFSFANFVIRTWPWVVIGLVGLVLYPKTNCLGDQLLCQDREFVYPVMMFELLPEGLRGFLFLGLIAAFMSTAETHLNWGASYIANDFYKRFFRPNASEKELVWVSKWGIVLMAILGIVFSSQMETISGAWKFLIAISAGIGLPQMLRWIWWRINAWSEISGMISSLVLTLLVYLYLDDLKPEYQLILVAIGSVIISLVVTLLTKPTDYRVLAQFVEKVQPYGFWKPYMGSNKIKPLIKDLILWVLGNISILMFMLSIGYFIFSQYVYSVLYVIGSVISGLPVIVSLVFNKNS, encoded by the coding sequence GTGTTAAAACTCACAGCTCTAGACTATGCAATGATTGTTGTTTATTTTATTGTGGTAATATCCGTTGGTTTTTTTCTTCGTAAAAAAGCAAGTAAGAATTTGTTTTCTTTCTTTGTTGCCAATCGTGAATACCACTGGTTTTGGATTGGGACTTCGATGGTGGCTACGACTTTTTCTGCGGATACTCCTTTGGCCGTTTCGGGAATCACTGCCAATCAAGGTATTTCGGGAAATTGGTTTTGGTGGAGCTGGATTTTGACCTATATGAGCTTTGCCATCTTTTATTCAAAATTCTGGTGGCGAAGTAAAATCATCACAGACGTGGAATTCACAGAACTCCGCTATTCTGGTAAAGAAGCAGCAATCTTGAGGTTTATCAAAGCCTTTTATTTCTCTATTCTTCTTAATGGTATAATTCTGGGTTGGGTTTTTCATTCCCTTTATAAAATCCTTTACCCGATTGTGGATCTTTCTTTTTCTTTGGACTGGTTTGTGAGGATTTATCCTGAGTTTTTGGTAATGGGGAATTATCATCAGACCTTTGTCTCATTGGTCTTGATTTTTGTGGTGGTTTTGTATGCGAGCTTTGGTGGGATACGAAGTGGGATTTCCAATGATGCCCTTCAGTTTGTTGTTGCGATGGGTGGTTCACTTTATTTTGCGTTTTTCGCTCTTTCTTACGTTGGCGGATCAGAAGGTTTGATTTCTCAAATCAAAACATTGTATCCCGATGAAAGTGAGCAGATTTTGTCGTTTTTTCCCAATTCTTGGGATGCTTTGAGTTTGTTTTTGATCTATTTTGGTGTTCAGTGGTGGACCCAGTATTACTCCGATGGCACAGGATATTTGGTCCAAAGGATGAATACTGCCAAAACAGAAAAAGATGCGCAACTCAGTGTTCTATGGTTTTCTTTTGCTAATTTCGTGATACGAACTTGGCCATGGGTCGTAATTGGTTTAGTGGGATTGGTTTTGTATCCAAAAACAAATTGCTTAGGGGATCAACTTCTTTGTCAAGATCGAGAATTCGTGTATCCTGTGATGATGTTTGAGTTACTTCCTGAAGGTTTACGTGGCTTTTTATTCTTAGGATTGATTGCTGCCTTCATGAGCACAGCTGAAACCCACCTCAACTGGGGAGCTTCCTATATTGCAAATGATTTCTATAAGCGTTTTTTTCGACCCAACGCCTCCGAAAAAGAACTCGTATGGGTAAGCAAATGGGGAATAGTTTTGATGGCAATCTTAGGAATTGTCTTTTCAAGTCAAATGGAAACCATCTCTGGAGCTTGGAAGTTTTTGATTGCTATCTCTGCCGGGATTGGTCTTCCACAGATGCTTCGATGGATTTGGTGGAGAATTAATGCATGGAGCGAAATCAGTGGAATGATTTCCTCATTGGTTTTGACTTTACTGGTTTATCTTTATCTTGATGACTTAAAGCCAGAATACCAGCTAATTTTAGTTGCCATCGGAAGTGTAATCATAAGTTTGGTAGTAACGTTACTAACTAAACCAACGGACTATAGGGTTTTAGCTCAATTTGTTGAAAAAGTTCAACCCTATGGGTTTTGGAAACCATATATGGGTTCAAACAAAATTAAGCCTTTGATCAAGGATTTGATCCTTTGGGTTTTAGGTAATATCAGCATTTTGATGTTCATGCTATCGATTGGTTATTTCATTTTTTCCCAATACGTGTATTCAGTTTTGTACGTGATTGGTTCTGTGATTTCTGGTTTACCCGTGATTGTTTCTTTGGTTTTTAACAAAAATTCATGA
- a CDS encoding enoyl-CoA hydratase-related protein, whose protein sequence is MYVDLVKKGNYAILTLNREEALNALNSKVLSEIREAIRELITDPKMRGFIITGKGDKAFCAGADIKELHNLSYDDAEEFARKGHKTMNMIAGSDLISIAAINGYALGGGLELALACDIRIASKNAKMGLPETGLGIIPGFGGTQRLPRVVGKGIALEMIFSGESITADRAYEIGLVNYVVDISELLPKAEELMKKMLNHKGVEAQKIAKWLVHSGTELPLTASLEREVTLFAEMFTKKEPQIGIQAFLNKQKPNFEEN, encoded by the coding sequence ATGTATGTTGATTTAGTAAAAAAAGGAAACTATGCAATTTTGACCCTCAATCGAGAAGAAGCTTTGAATGCTTTAAATTCTAAAGTTTTATCAGAAATCCGAGAAGCCATTCGAGAATTGATTACTGACCCCAAAATGAGAGGTTTTATCATCACGGGAAAAGGTGATAAAGCCTTTTGTGCTGGAGCTGACATCAAAGAACTTCATAATCTATCTTATGATGATGCTGAAGAGTTTGCAAGAAAAGGCCATAAGACCATGAACATGATAGCTGGTTCGGACCTGATTTCGATTGCCGCCATTAATGGATATGCTTTGGGTGGTGGATTGGAATTGGCATTGGCGTGCGACATTCGAATTGCTTCTAAGAATGCGAAGATGGGGCTTCCGGAAACAGGCTTAGGTATAATCCCTGGTTTCGGAGGAACACAGCGACTACCCAGAGTCGTAGGAAAAGGCATAGCCTTAGAGATGATCTTTAGTGGTGAATCCATCACAGCTGATAGAGCTTATGAAATCGGATTAGTTAATTATGTGGTGGATATTTCAGAATTACTTCCCAAAGCCGAAGAACTAATGAAGAAAATGCTCAACCATAAGGGAGTTGAGGCACAAAAAATTGCAAAGTGGTTAGTTCACTCAGGAACCGAACTACCCTTGACAGCTTCCTTAGAAAGAGAAGTCACCCTTTTTGCAGAAATGTTTACAAAGAAAGAACCTCAAATCGGAATACAAGCATTTTTAAACAAACAAAAACCCAATTTTGAAGAAAACTAA